The proteins below come from a single Metarhizium brunneum chromosome 1, complete sequence genomic window:
- the smd2 gene encoding Small nuclear ribonucleoprotein Sm D2 yields MADPKIQELLNKPRNELTEYEIAELEEHEFTSGPLSILQTAVKSHTQVLISIRNNRKLLARVKAFDRHCNMVLENVKEMWDETPRLADGKKGRPVNKDRFISKMFLRGDSVILVLLS; encoded by the exons ATGGCAGATCCCAAGATTCA GGAGCTGCTGAACAAGCCGCGCAACGAGCTCAC CGAATACGAAATCGCAGAGCTCGAAGAGCACGAATTCACCTCGGGCCCCCTTTCGATCCTCCAGACCGCCGTCAAGTCGCACACCCAGGTCCTCATCTCTATCCGCAACAACCGCAAGCTCCTTGCTCGCGTCAAGGCGTTTGACAGACATTGCAACATGGTTTTGGAGAATGTAAAGGAGATGTGGGACGAGACGCCACGATTAGCAGATGGAAAGAAGGGACGACCTGTGAACAAGGATCGATTCATTAGCAAGAT GTTCCTGCGAGGAGACAGCGTTATCCTGGTATTGCTGAGCTAA
- the dak1 gene encoding Dihydroxyacetone kinase 1: MSSKHFIDDPTQLVNSALHSLTLTNPNVALDPASKIIYRRPSHATPQVSIISGGGSGHEPSFAAMVGPGMLSAAVAGTIFASPSAEQVRTGITSRVDTSQGVLVVVMNYTGDVLNFGVAVEKAKASGLDVEMVVVGDDVGVGRAKAGKVGRRGIAGTVLVLKIAGALAARGRSLGDVAKVARLTAENTVSVGASLEHVHVPGRAVDAQDDKLARGEAEIGMGIHNEPGSERAKLDLPRLVGRMLAQLLDSGDKDRAFLNVNSNEVVLMVNNLGGVSVLEMGGITTEVVTQLDSKYGIHPVRIITGTFMTSLNGLGFSISLLNVVNTDIGGPGMIELLDAGAEVTGWSAPIRKETWEAKNTATRTEERGQGEQVKPSGLRMDKSIVKERLELALERVIAAEPEVTRYDTVVGDGDCGIGLKRGAEAVLKHINQTTLTDDPVLTLTSIIPVVESTMDGTSGALYAIFLNALAHALRSLPSGQLTPSSWAKALEQSCGALSKYTPARPGDRTLVDALYPFVEVLGKTGDVKKAAEAAAKAADDTKGMQASLGRTVYVGGKGFEQVPDPGAFGLACFFGGLAGRVDDEWEKV; encoded by the exons ATGTCGTCCAAACACTTCATCGACGACCCAACGCAGCTCGTCAACAGCGCCCTCCACAGTCTGACCCTTACCAACCCCAACGTCGCTCTCGACCCAGCCTCCAAAATCATCTACCGCCGCCCAAGCCATGCAACTCCCCAAGTATCAATCATTTCCGGCGGCGGATCCGGCCATGAGCCCTCCTTCGCAGCCATGGTCGGTCCCGGCATGCTTTCCGCCGCAGTGGCAGGTACCATATTCGCCAGCCCATCCGCCGAACAGGTCCGTACGGGCATCACCTCCCGCGTGGATACCTCCCAGGgtgtgttggtggtggtgatgaactACACAGGCGATGTGCTCAACTTTGGCGTGGCTGtcgagaaggccaaggccagcggGTTAGACGTGgaaatggtggtggtgggcgATGACGTGGGCGTCGGCAGAGCAAAGGCAGGCAAGGTGGGGAGAAGGGGTATCGCGGGAACGGTGCTCGTGCTGAAGATCGCGGGTGCTCTGGCAGCAAGGGGCCGGTCTCTGGGCGACGTCGCCAAGGTGGCGAGGTTGACGGCCGAGAATACCGTCAGCGTCGGGGCGAGTCTGGAGCACGTTCACGTGCCGGGGAGGGCGGTCGATGCCCAGGACGACAAGCTGGCACGGGGGGAGGCAGAGATCGGCATGGGCATTCACAACGAGCCTGGCTCCGAGAGGGCGAAGCTCGATCTGCCTCGGTTGGTGGGCAGGATGCTTGCCCAACTGCTTGATTccggcgacaaggaccgCGCGTTCCTCAACGTCAACTCCAATGAGGTCGTGTTGATGGTCAACAACTTGGGAGGCGTGTCTGTCTTGGAAATGGGCGGCATTACGACGGAGGTTGTGACGCAGCTGGACTCCAAATATGGAATCCACCCTGTTCGCATCATAACGGGTACATTTATGACCAGTCTGAACGGGTTAGGATTCAGCATCTCGCTGCTCAACGTGGTCAATACGGATATCGGCGGCCCCGGGATGATTGAGCTGCTTGATGCTGGCGCAGAAGTGACGGGGTGGTCGGCCCCGATCCGCAAGGAGACGTGGGAGGCGAAGAACACGGCCACGCGCACGGAGGAGAGGGGTCAAGGTGAGCAAGTCAAGCCCAGCGGGCTGAGAATGGACAAGAGCATCGTCAAAGAGAGGCTGGAATTGGCTCTGGAGAGGGTCATTGCCGCCGAGCCAGAAGTCACGCGGTATGATACCGTCGTCGGGGATGGGGACTGCGGCATTGGGTTGAAGAGAGGAGCAGAGG CTGTCTTGAAGCATATCAACCAAACTACCCTCACCGACGACCCCGTCCTGACACTGACATCCATTATTCCCGTCGTGGAATCCACCATGGACGGCACGTCCGGCGCCCTCTacgccatcttcctcaaCGCGCTTGCTCACGCGCTTCGCTCCCTTCCCTCCGGCCAACTGACGCCTTCTTCGTGggccaaggcccttgagCAATCCTGCGGCGCGCTGTCCAAGTATACACCTGCTCGGCCCGGGGACAGAACCCTTGTGGATGCACTGTATCCGTTCGTTGAAGTCCTCGGCAAGACGGGGGACGTGAAGAAGGCCGCGGAGGCTGCGGCGAAGGCGGCTGATGATACAAAGGGCATGCAGGCTAGTTTGGGGAGGACGGTGTACGTGGGCGGCAAGGGCTTTGAGCAGGTTCCCGACCCGGGGGCGTTTGGGCTGGCTTGTTTCTTTGGCGGGTTGGCTGGGAGGGTGGATGACGAGTGGGAAAAGGTTTGA
- the HIBCH gene encoding mitochondrial 37S ribosomal protein mS47 — MTHQAKVLSSWGARPLSTEATTIKELPGDEPNDVVFESKYGLRSVVLNRPKKLNSLNASMIRKIVPRLVEWEKSDMANIVVMKGAGEKALCAGGDVAALAEYNQEGADGWKKSADYFGLEYKLDHYIATYGKPYIAFMDGITMGGGVGLSIHAPFRIATEKTVFAMPETTIGFFPDVGASFFLPRMNGAVGTYLALTSERLTGPNVFYSGIATHYLHSTSLPDLEARLAELRFRDDDPLPKRLAIINDTLEEFCTGLPYDQPMQLGGAVRQAVDRCFSKNNVSDIIAALKAEKGETADWAQKQLATLNKRSPTAVHVTLRQMRVGGKWDIAETFNKEHQIASKFMQHPDFTEGVTALLVRKEKPKWQPESLEAIPASENVSQPFFNFEKTQSLELFADRTYSEYPYQGLGVPTEKEIKAAISGGGYTPQELTKTIVASRNGRQGIADVVNEIISRKTTVDAQGKVKWVNEDASAGSRL; from the exons ATGACGCACCAAGCTAAAGTCCTGAGCTCCTGGGGCGCTCGACCC CTTTCCACCGaggccaccaccatcaaggaACTCCCCGGCGACGAACCCAATGATGTCGTTTTCGAGAGCAAATACGGTCTTCGCAGCGTTGTGCTCAACCGGCCCAAGAAGCTCAATTCGCTCAATGCCTCCATGATTCGCAAGATTGTGCCCCGCCTGGTCGAATGGGAAAAgagcgacatggccaacattgTGGTGATGAAGGGAGCCGGCGAGAAGGCCCTTTGCGCTGGCGGTGATGTTGCCGCGCTTGCTGAGTACAACCAGGAGGGTGCCGATGGATGGAAAAAGTCGGCCGACTACTTTGGCCTCGAATACAAACTGGATCACTACATTGCTACATATGGGAAGCCGTATATTGCCTTTATGGATGGCATCACTATGGGCGGCGGTGTTGGCCTCAGCATTCACGCCCCGTTCCGAATTGCGACTGAGAAGACAGTTTTTGCCATGCCTGAAACAACGATCGGTTTCTTCCCCGATGTTGGAGCCTCTTTTTTCCTGCCGAGGATGAATGGAGCTGTTGGCACTTATCTAGCTCTTACCAGCGAGCGTCTGACTGGTCCAAACGTCTTCTACTCTGGCATCGCCACTCACTACCTTCACTCTACCAGCCTGCCCGACCTCGAGGCCCGCCTTGCCGAGCTGCGATTCAGAGACGATGATCCTTTGCCCAAGAGGCTTGCAATTATCAATGACACTTTGGAGGAGTTTTGCACTGGCTTGCCTTACGACCAGCCAATGCAGCTGGGCGGCGCGGTCCGCCAGGCCGTTGATCGATGCTTCAGCAAGAACAATGTTTCCGACATTATTGCTGCCTTGAAGGCAGAGAAGGGGGAGACTGCGGACTGGGCCCAGAAGCAGTTAGCCACGTTGAACAAGCGATCGCCGACGGCAGTGCATGTGACTCTCAGGCAGATGCGAGTTGGTGGCAAGTGGGACATTGCCGAGACGTTCAACAAGGAGCATCAGATTGCCAGCAAATTCATGCAACACCCCGATTTCACCGAAGGCGTCACAGCATTGTTGGTCCGCAAAGAGAAGCCCAAGTGGCAGCCTGAGTCACTGGAGGCCATCCCCGCCAGCGAGAACGTCTCACAgcccttcttcaacttcGAGAAGACGCAGTCTCTGGAGCTGTTCGCGGACCGTACGTACTCCGAATACCCCTACCAGGGTCTCGGTGTGCCCACGGAAAAGGAaatcaaggctgccatcaGCGGTGGTGGCTACACGCCTCAGGAGCTGACCAAGACCATTGTTGCATCAAGGAACGGGCGCCAGGGTATTGCAGACGTTGTCAACGAGATCATTAGTCGCAAGACCACGGTCGATGCCCAGGGCAAAGTCAAGTGGGTGAATGAGGATGCATCGGCAGGTAGCCGATTGTAG